GCCCAAAAAAGTAGTGCATGCTTGTGAAAGAATTATTAGGAACTACTTATGGTCAGGAAATGCTGAGGATAAAAAGTGCATTACTCTTAAATGGGATAAAGTTTGTACTTCTACAGAAGAAGGAGGCCTTGGTATAAGAAAATTAGAAGATTTGAACAAAGCTCTACTAATGAAATTTTTATGGAAAATGCTTCATTCTAATGATGAGTGGGCTAAGTTCTTTCTTGCTAAATATACTGATAGAAATGGGAACTGGATATCATTTTACAAGAGATCATTTGTTTGGCCAGGCATAAGATGGGTTATTCAGGAATTCAATGAGCTTACAAGATGGTCTGTTGGGGATGACAATAAAATTTCTCTATGGCATGATAGATGGATTTATGAAGAACCTATCAGTTACTtatttcccaatcataatttcaTAAATCAAAATTCCCATCAATTGGTTAGCAGTTTAATTGTGAATGGGAAATGGTGTATTCCTGAAGATTTTCTCCAGTTCATTCAAATTGAACAACTCCCAGTCATAAGAGAGGGTGCAGATATGCTTGTGTGGTGTAATAGTATTTTTAGTAAGTTTATTGTATCTGATGCAATTACAAAGATTAGCTCTCATATGCCTAAACATCACTGGTATAAAAATATCTGGAATGTTGCAGTTTTACCTTCAACTGCAGAAAATATTTgtgtagatggtagattttcgacaaagactaaattcgtaaactcataatcatacgaaactctgattcagcaatcagacgtgagtatcaagacacgagtctctcatcgaattctcaacagagagtactttctctcagagtacatgtagatatgaagtctcacgattggacaacggcatatctcatgaatactgaatactttcattgat
Above is a genomic segment from Papaver somniferum cultivar HN1 chromosome 10, ASM357369v1, whole genome shotgun sequence containing:
- the LOC113315735 gene encoding uncharacterized protein LOC113315735, whose protein sequence is MSIYKWPKKVVHACERIIRNYLWSGNAEDKKCITLKWDKVCTSTEEGGLGIRKLEDLNKALLMKFLWKMLHSNDEWAKFFLAKYTDRNGNWISFYKRSFVWPGIRWVIQEFNELTRWSVGDDNKISLWHDRWIYEEPISYLFPNHNFINQNSHQLVSSLIVNGKWCIPEDFLQFIQIEQLPVIREGADMLVWCNSIFSKFIVSDAITKISSHMPKHHWYKNIWNVAVLPSTAENICVDGDLLLLLIMLACENSYFLLLVYAVWELGFCSILNIDDGFGMTVLRLQL